From Ignavibacteriales bacterium, a single genomic window includes:
- a CDS encoding CDP-alcohol phosphatidyltransferase family protein, whose product MYDYKQTLKSNLSDELINTYLLRPIAGFIVWILYPTSVTPNQVTIASTIVGLVAAWLYVHNEAGSTAIAGLLVTLKDVFDSADGQLARAKQQYSRIGRFLDSIGDFVVNLAVFGTIGWVLFTSTGNVWMIILAVLGLAGITLRVSYHVYYLSSYLHLEDKYQVNRITEEITSEDRTADALTVTLQRIFQVIYGWQDRLMLRIDRWCSGGDQGPDFAVRWYSDVPALRLSGLIGIGTELFLLMLCSVFNALQLYLLLNVFLMNSIMFVSIFYRRLYLRPTILLKG is encoded by the coding sequence ATGTACGATTATAAGCAAACCCTGAAATCCAACCTCTCGGACGAGCTCATCAACACCTATCTCCTTCGCCCGATCGCCGGCTTCATCGTCTGGATTCTGTACCCCACATCGGTGACGCCGAATCAGGTAACCATTGCGTCGACGATCGTCGGTTTGGTCGCTGCCTGGCTTTACGTTCACAACGAAGCTGGTTCCACTGCGATCGCCGGTCTGCTCGTGACGCTGAAGGACGTATTCGATTCGGCTGACGGTCAGCTGGCGCGTGCGAAACAGCAATACTCGCGCATCGGCAGGTTCCTCGATTCGATAGGAGATTTTGTCGTCAACCTGGCGGTGTTCGGGACCATCGGATGGGTCCTCTTCACCTCGACCGGAAATGTGTGGATGATCATCCTCGCGGTCCTCGGGCTCGCAGGTATCACGCTGCGCGTCTCGTACCATGTCTATTATCTGTCGTCGTACCTCCACCTTGAAGACAAATATCAGGTCAACAGGATTACGGAAGAAATCACCAGCGAAGACAGAACAGCGGACGCCCTTACGGTGACTCTCCAGCGGATATTTCAGGTGATTTACGGCTGGCAGGATCGACTGATGCTTCGGATCGACAGGTGGTGCAGCGGCGGAGACCAAGGCCCGGATTTTGCGGTCCGCTGGTATTCTGATGTGCCCGCGTTGAGGCTCTCCGGCTTGATCGGCATCGGGACAGAGCTGTTCCTGCTGATGCTCTGCTCAGTGTTCAACGCTCTTCAACTCTATCTCCTTCTCAACGTTTTTCTTATGAATTCCATTATGTTTGTTTCTATCTTCTATCGTCGATTGTATCTAAGGCCAACCATTCTTTTGAAAGGATAG